The Mucilaginibacter terrenus genome has a segment encoding these proteins:
- a CDS encoding serine hydrolase codes for MTTRLLLLLVFLSSVACAQKADTVFLKKLLQSRPDLFGSILKHPAQNEVQIIYTQIDRDKNNLPHFTSYTYRLNPKHYFYPASTVKLPAAIFALEKANRLGIKSLKIADMITDSAYSGQTRIMTDTSSETGNPSISNYIKKILLVSDNDAYNRIYEFAGREEINKKLKKYGLTNTRIVGRLAVGDGGENARNTNPVVFYADNAAIYAKPAQRDSNNYPMQLENMQQGNGHINSEDKLVMKPFDFSDKNVYPLEDQQMVLKRLLFPEAFPFKERFVLSAEDYKFIYQYMSMYPTESTKPGYARPNYYPAYCKFLYYGADSLANINPDVRIFNKVGDSYGYDIDNAYIIDFKNKVEFMLTAVVQSNEDGILNDNKYEYNTVCLPFLKNLGQLVMQHELVRKKKYLPDLSKFKFIYSKGNKLH; via the coding sequence ATGACAACTCGACTCTTGTTATTGCTGGTATTTTTAAGCAGTGTCGCATGTGCCCAAAAGGCTGATACTGTGTTCCTGAAAAAACTGTTGCAATCCCGGCCTGATCTGTTCGGCAGCATACTAAAACATCCTGCTCAAAACGAGGTGCAGATCATCTACACACAAATTGATCGCGATAAAAATAATCTACCTCACTTTACCTCTTATACTTACCGGCTTAATCCCAAACATTATTTCTACCCTGCCAGTACTGTAAAATTGCCTGCTGCCATATTCGCTCTTGAAAAAGCGAACAGGTTAGGTATTAAGAGCCTTAAAATCGCCGACATGATTACAGATAGTGCTTACTCCGGCCAAACCAGGATCATGACGGATACCTCATCAGAAACAGGTAACCCTTCAATAAGCAACTATATAAAAAAAATATTATTAGTAAGCGATAACGATGCTTATAACCGCATATACGAATTTGCAGGTCGCGAAGAGATCAACAAGAAACTTAAAAAGTATGGGCTCACTAACACCCGCATTGTTGGGAGGCTAGCGGTTGGAGACGGCGGCGAAAATGCACGTAATACCAACCCTGTCGTGTTCTATGCAGATAACGCAGCTATCTACGCCAAACCTGCACAACGCGACAGCAACAACTATCCTATGCAACTGGAAAACATGCAGCAAGGTAATGGTCATATTAACAGCGAAGACAAGCTGGTAATGAAACCCTTCGACTTTAGCGATAAAAATGTGTATCCTTTAGAAGACCAGCAAATGGTGCTTAAGAGGCTGCTGTTTCCTGAAGCGTTCCCCTTTAAAGAACGTTTTGTTTTAAGTGCCGAAGACTACAAGTTCATTTACCAGTATATGAGTATGTACCCTACAGAAAGCACTAAGCCCGGTTACGCGCGGCCCAACTACTACCCTGCCTATTGTAAGTTTTTGTATTACGGTGCCGACAGCTTGGCCAACATCAACCCCGATGTAAGGATATTTAACAAAGTAGGCGACTCATACGGCTATGATATAGACAATGCTTATATAATAGACTTTAAGAACAAAGTTGAATTTATGCTGACAGCCGTTGTACAATCTAATGAGGACGGCATTCTTAACGATAATAAGTACGAATATAACACCGTTTGCCTGCCTTTTTTGAAGAACCTTGGTCAGCTTGTTATGCAGCATGAACTCGTTAGAAAGAAGAAGTATTTGCCTGACCTTTCAAAATTTAAGTTTATTTACAGCAAGGGAAATAAATTGCATTAA